A region from the Chlamydiota bacterium genome encodes:
- a CDS encoding methyl-accepting chemotaxis protein has product MNPLKKITLGQKLMWGGGMIVLLLIMIVLMVYHEMNVLDDYVNEEKMSSKVLNKAILLSAEQQKLDKIVLQYASFSDPKLVEEMNKRWTRNDEYRRDLGEWTRLPEVIQALNAYERLIGPLKESQKAFTAAIDAKVNPEEIHTMLAERGKLEEEAQAYLNTVVNIENNANDRAMDEGKQHRDALKKKIYLFIGITLLLASVLLIVLFLTTVPVMREAMTQIAFSTNQLQITAQEQSSGATEQSSTIAEVTSTMEELAQTASRIATNAQTLAHAVDASLKGMQLINEKVDAMAKRMMSLGEKSQSIGNITKIIDELAGQANLLALNASIEAARAGEGGRAFAIVASEVRKLAERSNESTQDIRNLITEIQGETNAVIMGVEDSTKTAAKGLEQINQTVSVIKEITLATQQQKSASDQITQAMRNIDEVVKQFATSSKQTAAAVEQLNRLSGQVKVMVGGFKGNYRGM; this is encoded by the coding sequence ATGAATCCTTTAAAGAAAATTACTTTAGGACAAAAACTGATGTGGGGAGGTGGAATGATTGTTCTTCTTCTCATCATGATCGTATTAATGGTTTATCATGAAATGAATGTGCTCGACGACTATGTCAATGAAGAAAAAATGTCTTCCAAGGTTCTTAATAAAGCAATTTTATTAAGTGCCGAACAGCAAAAACTGGATAAAATAGTTTTGCAATACGCCTCTTTTTCTGATCCAAAACTGGTCGAAGAAATGAATAAAAGGTGGACCCGCAACGATGAATATCGAAGAGATTTAGGAGAATGGACTCGACTGCCGGAGGTGATTCAAGCACTCAACGCCTATGAAAGACTCATCGGGCCGTTGAAGGAATCCCAGAAAGCATTCACAGCTGCCATCGACGCAAAGGTAAACCCAGAAGAGATTCACACAATGCTTGCTGAACGTGGCAAGCTGGAAGAAGAAGCACAGGCCTATCTTAATACTGTTGTCAACATTGAAAACAATGCAAATGATAGAGCGATGGATGAGGGTAAACAGCATCGAGACGCTCTCAAGAAAAAAATTTATCTTTTTATTGGCATCACATTATTACTCGCTTCAGTTCTTTTAATCGTTCTTTTCTTGACCACAGTTCCTGTGATGCGAGAAGCAATGACTCAAATTGCCTTTTCAACGAATCAATTACAAATCACAGCTCAGGAGCAATCCTCTGGGGCGACCGAGCAATCATCCACCATAGCAGAGGTTACCTCCACGATGGAAGAGCTTGCCCAGACGGCGAGTCGGATTGCGACAAATGCCCAGACATTGGCTCATGCGGTTGATGCCTCTTTAAAGGGCATGCAGTTGATCAATGAAAAAGTGGATGCAATGGCAAAAAGAATGATGAGCTTGGGAGAAAAGTCTCAGTCTATTGGTAATATCACCAAGATCATTGATGAACTTGCAGGGCAGGCTAATCTCCTTGCGCTCAATGCATCCATTGAAGCAGCAAGAGCTGGAGAAGGGGGTCGAGCCTTTGCGATCGTGGCCTCCGAGGTTCGAAAACTTGCTGAACGCTCGAATGAATCAACCCAAGATATTCGAAATCTTATTACTGAGATTCAAGGAGAAACCAATGCAGTGATCATGGGGGTTGAAGACTCGACCAAGACAGCAGCGAAGGGGTTAGAGCAAATTAATCAAACCGTTTCTGTGATTAAAGAAATAACGCTAGCAACTCAGCAGCAGAAATCAGCGAGTGATCAGATTACCCAAGCGATGCGCAACATTGATGAGGTCGTGAAACAATTTGCTACTTCGAGTAAACAGACTGCCGCTGCGGTAGAACAATTGAATCGTCTCTCTGGACAGGTAAAAGTCATGGTTGGAGGATTTAAAGGGAATTACAGAGGAATGTGA
- a CDS encoding hybrid sensor histidine kinase/response regulator codes for MKPLDKSQFMAVFKAEAKEHIAKLNQGFIRLEKNPHEVQVIDEIFRSAHTLKGSARMMGEREIHDIAHQLEDLLEKIKQGELKATPSLTDQALKAVDIIEKVLQEMGKNNPSLIDVTEVCQALNQYITEKSESSEEGPSGPKLKIQAISEHKGSQESKSSIISEKSDPIELEEYIRIPVSRVDTLLSLVGELMINKIKSSYKMAAFRQLTERVKIAQKRLAELLEKLGEGELWKGRVKKSDFDQPMHQCNFDLEELKRGILTLADQLSTETVHLDPVIDELQFKVKELRMMPCATIFEGLERLVRDVAREEKKEVELLIDGKDTELDKKVLEVLKPCLIHLLRNSVSHGIESPEERKNKGKEATGIIHLTAAHQGSRVLIEVSDDGRGVDLEQVKEVALKKHIIKPEELNGMDDREVMNLIFAPGFSTSPMITDISGRGVGLDVVRKEIGELKGEVSVTSQGDKGTHIAIKLPLTVAIMNILLVEAEGQTFGLPLLSVEEIVSVNPKDLETLENKMTIQFCNRTVPVIKLADVLQLPSKPTEEGSPKEISERWPVLIAHLLERRIGFLVDRLVGEEQIFFKNLGTHIGKLKNISGATLLGTGKVVLILDMTELILSARLANTSAQPKEKKITSEKHHQRILVVEDSLTTRELERGILQAQGYEVETAVDGMDGLAKLSQGKFNLIVSDVQMPRMDGFEFCKTLRQNPNYKELPFVFVTALEKEEEKRKGIEVGAQAYIVKGAFDQSNLLQAIDQLVG; via the coding sequence ATGAAGCCACTAGACAAATCTCAGTTTATGGCTGTATTTAAAGCAGAGGCCAAGGAGCATATTGCCAAATTGAATCAGGGATTCATCAGGCTTGAGAAGAATCCCCATGAGGTTCAAGTCATTGACGAAATTTTTCGCTCGGCTCATACGCTGAAGGGTTCTGCTCGGATGATGGGAGAGCGTGAGATTCATGACATAGCCCATCAACTGGAAGATCTTTTGGAAAAAATTAAGCAAGGTGAATTAAAAGCGACTCCTTCCCTGACCGATCAAGCATTAAAGGCCGTAGATATCATAGAAAAAGTCCTTCAAGAAATGGGAAAAAACAACCCAAGTTTGATCGACGTCACAGAGGTTTGTCAAGCACTGAATCAATATATCACAGAAAAATCAGAGTCATCCGAAGAGGGCCCCTCCGGTCCAAAACTAAAAATTCAAGCAATATCCGAACACAAGGGGAGCCAGGAATCGAAGAGTTCTATCATTTCTGAAAAAAGCGATCCCATAGAACTCGAGGAATATATCCGCATTCCTGTCAGTCGTGTCGATACCCTTTTAAGTCTTGTAGGGGAACTTATGATCAATAAGATTAAATCCTCCTACAAAATGGCGGCTTTTCGGCAGTTGACTGAAAGGGTAAAAATTGCTCAGAAACGCCTCGCAGAATTATTAGAAAAATTGGGAGAGGGTGAACTTTGGAAGGGTAGAGTCAAAAAAAGTGATTTTGATCAACCCATGCATCAATGTAATTTTGATTTAGAAGAATTGAAGCGTGGAATATTAACGTTAGCGGATCAATTATCCACAGAAACTGTGCACTTAGATCCTGTGATTGACGAACTCCAATTCAAAGTTAAAGAGCTTCGCATGATGCCCTGTGCCACCATCTTTGAAGGTCTGGAAAGGTTGGTGCGTGATGTGGCCAGAGAAGAGAAGAAAGAGGTAGAATTACTGATTGATGGAAAAGACACGGAACTTGATAAAAAGGTTCTCGAGGTGTTAAAACCGTGCTTGATTCATCTCCTGCGTAATTCAGTTTCACATGGGATTGAATCGCCTGAAGAACGCAAGAATAAAGGTAAAGAGGCAACGGGAATCATTCATTTAACGGCAGCACATCAAGGGAGTAGGGTTTTGATTGAGGTGAGCGATGACGGACGGGGTGTTGATCTCGAGCAGGTCAAAGAGGTTGCTTTGAAGAAACATATTATAAAACCAGAGGAATTGAATGGGATGGATGATCGAGAGGTGATGAACCTTATTTTTGCTCCCGGATTTAGCACAAGTCCGATGATCACAGACATTTCAGGACGGGGTGTAGGGTTAGACGTTGTTCGTAAAGAGATTGGAGAGCTCAAGGGTGAAGTCAGCGTCACGTCTCAAGGTGACAAGGGAACACATATTGCGATTAAACTTCCGCTTACGGTAGCCATCATGAATATTCTTTTGGTAGAGGCTGAAGGTCAAACATTTGGCCTTCCACTCCTATCTGTGGAAGAAATTGTATCTGTCAATCCTAAAGATCTTGAAACACTTGAAAATAAAATGACCATCCAATTTTGCAATCGAACCGTACCAGTTATAAAACTTGCCGATGTTCTTCAACTTCCGAGTAAGCCCACAGAAGAAGGATCTCCTAAAGAAATTTCTGAGCGTTGGCCTGTACTCATCGCTCATTTACTGGAGAGACGTATAGGTTTTCTGGTGGATCGTCTGGTGGGTGAAGAACAGATTTTTTTTAAAAATTTAGGAACACACATTGGGAAACTCAAAAATATCAGTGGGGCCACACTTTTGGGGACGGGAAAGGTTGTTTTAATTTTGGACATGACCGAGCTTATTCTTTCAGCAAGGCTTGCGAATACCTCTGCCCAGCCCAAGGAAAAAAAAATTACTTCTGAAAAACATCATCAGCGAATTTTAGTTGTAGAGGACTCTCTTACGACTCGGGAGCTTGAGCGGGGGATTCTACAAGCACAAGGATATGAAGTTGAGACTGCGGTGGATGGTATGGATGGATTGGCAAAACTGTCTCAGGGAAAATTTAATCTTATTGTCAGTGATGTTCAGATGCCTCGGATGGATGGATTTGAGTTTTGCAAAACCCTTCGCCAGAATCCTAATTATAAGGAACTCCCTTTTGTTTTTGTGACGGCCTTAGAAAAAGAAGAGGAGAAGCGCAAAGGAATTGAAGTGGGCGCCCAGGCCTATATTGTCAAAGGGGCGTTTGATCAATCGAATCTTTTACAAGCGATTGATCAGTTGGTGGGATGA
- a CDS encoding chemotaxis protein CheW — protein sequence MKPMKPQMSQFLNDSLLQVVVFSLKNESYALPISQVREVLSLQEITPLPQAPSFIEGVIHVRGRIFAVIDLRKRFNLGGEETNPNTRIIVVRLSKALVGFIVDTVDEVLSISKAAIQEAPEMAMATHHYFSGITKVENRLILLLNASAIFSGKEENELAEVHAKEEIHG from the coding sequence ATGAAACCTATGAAACCGCAAATGAGTCAATTTTTAAATGATTCTCTACTACAGGTGGTGGTCTTTAGCCTGAAAAATGAGTCGTACGCCCTTCCTATCTCTCAGGTGAGAGAAGTCTTGAGTCTACAGGAGATCACTCCCTTACCTCAAGCCCCATCCTTCATCGAAGGGGTCATCCATGTCCGTGGGCGCATCTTTGCTGTAATAGATTTGCGCAAGCGCTTCAATTTAGGAGGAGAAGAGACGAACCCAAACACACGCATCATTGTTGTTAGGCTCTCAAAAGCACTCGTAGGTTTTATTGTGGATACGGTGGATGAAGTGTTGTCCATTTCCAAGGCAGCAATTCAAGAAGCCCCTGAAATGGCCATGGCAACACATCACTATTTTTCAGGAATTACGAAAGTAGAAAATCGTTTAATCCTACTCCTAAATGCATCAGCTATTTTTTCAGGGAAAGAAGAAAACGAGCTTGCAGAGGTTCACGCAAAGGAGGAGATCCATGGCTAA
- a CDS encoding tetratricopeptide repeat protein — protein MLLDRSKISKLSDADFESFQTLLIQECGFFFDPNRQELLFSGLSDRMAKRHIDSAKEYYDFIKNHPEGEIEIKSLIDLLTIGETYFFRNPAHFDVLKEHVLPLFVRDRSHGSKTLNLWSAGSSTGEEIYSLAITLLETLPEPETWNISLLATDVNRNHLLRAKEAIYSERAVRQVPPEWLEKYFTQRGRKYILKECVKKKVHFEYHNLIKDSFTLPGMQEVDILFCRNVIIYFNLETIRRLFNQFATCVREPGYLFMGEAETLWTLSDQFVPVEFPHSIIYRKSPHPGEEILKPFVDLPPFELLMFQDALTPSESLPLSTPLLEQGLAAMKQKNYTQAEHLLDEVLRLNPHQSSALLGKASILADQGQYESAVPILLRVVQLNNLSSPGYYLLGAVYQKLGKMDLAVEAFQKALYVNPSIALAHFELGNIYQCQKRVSKAKREFQNTLKALETKADEELIAFSEDITAGYLRAACRWHLDTYH, from the coding sequence ATGTTATTAGATCGATCAAAAATCTCAAAACTTTCTGATGCAGACTTTGAATCTTTCCAAACGCTCTTGATTCAAGAATGCGGGTTTTTCTTTGATCCGAATCGTCAGGAACTTCTCTTTTCAGGTTTAAGTGATCGTATGGCTAAGCGGCACATCGATTCTGCAAAGGAATATTACGATTTTATTAAGAACCACCCCGAAGGTGAAATTGAAATAAAATCACTCATTGATTTACTCACCATTGGTGAAACTTATTTTTTCAGAAATCCAGCCCATTTTGATGTATTAAAAGAGCATGTGTTACCTCTTTTTGTAAGAGATCGCTCTCACGGTTCTAAAACATTAAATCTCTGGTCCGCCGGTTCGTCTACCGGGGAAGAAATCTATTCGCTCGCCATCACGCTTCTTGAAACTTTGCCTGAGCCTGAAACATGGAACATTTCTCTCTTGGCAACGGATGTAAACCGGAATCATTTATTGAGGGCCAAAGAAGCCATTTACAGTGAAAGGGCTGTAAGACAGGTTCCTCCAGAGTGGCTTGAAAAATATTTTACTCAACGAGGAAGGAAATACATTCTTAAAGAATGCGTGAAAAAAAAAGTTCATTTTGAATATCACAATCTTATAAAAGATTCTTTTACACTTCCCGGCATGCAAGAAGTTGACATCCTTTTTTGTCGCAATGTCATTATTTATTTTAATTTAGAGACCATTCGAAGGCTTTTTAATCAGTTTGCTACTTGTGTTCGCGAACCCGGTTATCTTTTTATGGGAGAGGCTGAGACCCTTTGGACCCTTTCAGATCAATTCGTTCCTGTCGAATTTCCACACAGCATCATTTATAGAAAATCACCCCATCCGGGAGAGGAGATATTGAAACCTTTTGTGGATTTACCCCCCTTTGAGCTATTGATGTTTCAGGATGCTCTAACTCCTTCAGAGTCACTTCCTCTATCAACACCACTCCTCGAGCAAGGGCTTGCAGCCATGAAGCAAAAGAATTATACGCAGGCGGAACATTTATTGGATGAGGTTTTGCGCTTAAATCCTCATCAGTCATCGGCGCTCCTCGGAAAAGCTTCCATTCTCGCTGACCAAGGTCAATATGAATCGGCCGTGCCCATTCTATTACGGGTCGTCCAGTTAAACAATTTGTCGAGTCCAGGATATTATTTATTGGGAGCGGTCTATCAAAAACTTGGGAAAATGGATTTAGCTGTTGAAGCATTTCAAAAAGCCCTTTACGTCAATCCTTCTATCGCCTTAGCCCATTTTGAGCTTGGAAATATTTATCAATGTCAAAAACGAGTGAGCAAAGCTAAAAGGGAATTTCAAAATACCCTCAAAGCACTTGAGACTAAAGCAGATGAAGAGCTTATCGCTTTTTCTGAAGATATTACTGCAGGATACTTGCGAGCCGCCTGTCGTTGGCATCTCGATACTTACCACTAA
- a CDS encoding glycine zipper 2TM domain-containing protein: protein MKKFVWALLATCALISAGCTETEQGAVGGALAGGAVGGIIGHQSGHTGEGAAIGAAGGAIIGGLIGHSEEEKKSQPAHRVQVCPQGHEVDVTGYSSGSLVRCPIDNSTFTVE, encoded by the coding sequence ATGAAAAAGTTTGTATGGGCGCTATTAGCAACATGTGCACTTATCTCAGCCGGTTGTACTGAGACAGAGCAAGGTGCTGTGGGGGGTGCATTAGCAGGAGGAGCCGTAGGTGGTATCATTGGTCATCAATCCGGTCATACAGGTGAAGGTGCTGCAATCGGAGCCGCGGGCGGAGCCATCATCGGTGGACTCATTGGTCATTCTGAAGAAGAGAAAAAATCCCAACCCGCTCATCGTGTTCAAGTTTGTCCCCAAGGACATGAAGTTGATGTCACAGGATATTCTTCTGGAAGTCTCGTTCGATGTCCCATTGACAACAGTACTTTTACCGTTGAATAG
- a CDS encoding purine-binding chemotaxis protein CheW — MNCPGPEIPLTDEDLYGEENKVEEATEEFILFQLGQEWYAVPVSAVVEIVRVGQITSLPSAPIHIIGITSLRGNIISITDPKRLLGLQAVPLTHKNRIIVIQMQDERTGLLVDEVSAVMNIPVSSLEPPLETLTPAQTEFIQFTCHWQKHLMAILKVEKLLSREGKK, encoded by the coding sequence ATGAATTGTCCAGGGCCTGAGATTCCATTGACGGATGAGGACCTCTATGGAGAGGAGAACAAGGTTGAGGAGGCCACTGAAGAGTTTATTTTGTTTCAACTCGGCCAGGAGTGGTACGCTGTTCCTGTTAGTGCAGTGGTAGAAATTGTTCGAGTAGGGCAAATAACCTCTTTGCCGTCGGCACCCATTCATATTATCGGAATCACCAGTCTTCGAGGAAACATTATTTCTATAACAGACCCCAAGCGTCTCTTGGGTCTTCAGGCAGTCCCGTTAACCCATAAAAATCGCATCATTGTTATTCAAATGCAAGATGAGCGCACGGGACTCCTTGTTGATGAAGTGTCTGCGGTTATGAACATTCCTGTCAGTAGTCTTGAGCCGCCCCTTGAGACATTGACTCCTGCGCAAACAGAATTCATTCAATTTACCTGTCATTGGCAAAAGCATTTGATGGCTATCCTTAAAGTTGAAAAATTATTATCACGGGAGGGGAAAAAATGA
- a CDS encoding response regulator yields the protein MAKILIVEDSPTISLFYQELFKKNGYEVLVASDGLSALNLATKEVPNLVLLDIMLPGMNGIKVCAMLKKSEVLESMKVVMLTGNPNEKELGKEVGADEYLTKDCEPSQVLKVVKRLLLKPDNPL from the coding sequence ATGGCTAAGATTCTCATCGTTGAAGATAGCCCAACCATTTCACTTTTTTATCAAGAACTTTTTAAAAAAAATGGATACGAAGTTCTGGTCGCAAGCGACGGATTAAGTGCCCTTAATTTAGCGACAAAAGAAGTTCCCAATCTTGTCCTTTTAGATATTATGCTCCCGGGTATGAATGGGATTAAGGTCTGTGCAATGTTGAAAAAGAGCGAGGTCTTAGAATCGATGAAAGTTGTCATGTTGACAGGAAATCCTAATGAAAAAGAGCTGGGAAAAGAGGTAGGAGCTGATGAATACCTCACCAAAGATTGTGAGCCTTCACAAGTCCTTAAAGTTGTTAAACGCCTTCTTCTTAAGCCGGACAATCCTTTATAA
- a CDS encoding chemotaxis response regulator protein-glutamate methylesterase — protein MNNESMSPIRVLVVDDSSLSSKMIVSLISSDPFLNVVGIASNGREAVELVSKLKPDLITMDLKMPVMDGFEATKQIMAFNPTPILILSSSVFKDGMNLAFKALSYGALDVMDKSRIEVSTDFIERIKILARVKVIHHPMGKLEEMGIPKKHKTPKDLEGGKIVAIAASTGGPQALQVLLRLLPEDFPCGIVIVQHIAEGFAEGLAAWLDDDCQMRVKVAREGEHIEPGVVYFAPTGFHTRVEIGGIIHLVNETTEYANHKPSGNILFESVAKVYGDQAIAVILTGMGKDGADGLKRVKEAHGKIFAQDEASSIIFGMPKAAIDLGIVDEVLPLNRIAETILREVRYQGKM, from the coding sequence ATGAATAATGAATCAATGTCACCCATTCGTGTTCTTGTCGTTGATGATTCATCCCTGTCATCAAAGATGATCGTATCCCTTATCAGTTCGGATCCATTTTTAAATGTCGTAGGTATCGCGTCTAATGGGAGAGAGGCTGTTGAGCTTGTTTCTAAACTAAAGCCGGATCTTATTACGATGGATCTTAAAATGCCCGTCATGGATGGTTTCGAAGCGACAAAGCAAATTATGGCATTTAATCCTACACCTATTCTTATTTTATCCTCTTCGGTTTTTAAGGACGGAATGAATTTGGCTTTTAAAGCCTTGTCCTACGGTGCTCTGGATGTCATGGATAAGAGTCGGATTGAAGTGTCTACTGATTTTATTGAACGCATTAAAATCTTGGCCCGTGTTAAGGTGATCCATCATCCTATGGGTAAGTTGGAAGAGATGGGAATACCGAAAAAACATAAAACGCCAAAAGATTTGGAAGGCGGTAAAATTGTGGCCATTGCCGCTTCTACGGGGGGTCCTCAAGCCTTACAAGTGCTGTTGCGTTTACTTCCAGAAGATTTTCCATGTGGAATTGTGATCGTGCAACATATCGCGGAAGGTTTTGCTGAGGGTCTGGCAGCGTGGCTGGATGACGACTGTCAGATGAGGGTAAAGGTAGCAAGGGAAGGGGAACACATTGAACCAGGGGTTGTGTATTTTGCCCCCACAGGGTTTCATACGCGGGTTGAGATAGGGGGTATCATCCACCTCGTAAATGAGACGACGGAGTATGCTAACCATAAACCTTCTGGAAATATCCTTTTTGAGTCTGTCGCGAAAGTTTATGGGGATCAAGCGATCGCAGTTATTTTAACAGGCATGGGGAAAGATGGTGCCGACGGGCTTAAACGAGTCAAGGAAGCCCATGGCAAAATTTTTGCGCAAGATGAGGCGAGCTCCATTATTTTCGGAATGCCGAAGGCAGCCATTGATCTAGGTATTGTGGATGAAGTATTACCTTTGAACCGGATCGCAGAAACTATTTTGAGAGAAGTAAGGTATCAAGGAAAAATGTGA
- a CDS encoding type II secretion system F family protein — MPKFIYRVCTDEGKIIRGSLESESLERALSILRRQGYTPLKIREEAHWQKLWLSTLRGFLGRVRAEELILFTRQLRSLILAGVSILKTLDIVVEQVRSPVLKDALLRIRREVEGGLDLSSAMMHFPRIFSELYINILKAGEKGGVLPEVLDRLSIFLEYEEKTRREIKSSLRYPVIVFCAMVSASFIFTIFVIPKFAAIFSKFHLDLPLPTQWVFNTSTFLRNHIGILALAIVLLLMVIRLYMKTEKGREKWDEFKLRLPIFGSLFQKVVLFRFAWMLKLMYQSGLPIVKALKIMETTLFNHTFEKEIHLASERVEAGESLSSYLEKSPWFPPMVVHLIATGESSGTLDQMLEEITRHYDAELAYRIRNLTTLIEPMVTLFLACGVFILALAIFLPMIDLVKIAKQ; from the coding sequence ATGCCCAAGTTCATTTATCGCGTATGCACTGATGAAGGGAAAATAATCCGAGGATCTCTCGAGTCAGAATCTCTCGAGCGGGCTTTATCCATTCTTCGACGGCAAGGGTATACTCCTTTAAAAATAAGAGAAGAGGCCCATTGGCAGAAACTGTGGTTAAGCACCCTCCGTGGATTTTTAGGTCGGGTGAGGGCGGAAGAACTCATTTTATTTACCCGTCAGCTTCGTAGTCTCATATTGGCCGGCGTTTCAATTCTTAAGACTCTAGATATTGTTGTGGAACAGGTCAGATCTCCGGTATTGAAGGACGCCCTTTTAAGAATTCGAAGAGAAGTTGAAGGAGGGTTAGATCTTTCGTCTGCCATGATGCACTTCCCTAGAATTTTCTCAGAACTTTATATCAATATTTTAAAGGCAGGGGAAAAAGGGGGTGTTTTACCAGAGGTTTTGGATCGTCTTTCTATTTTTCTTGAGTATGAAGAAAAAACCCGTCGAGAGATTAAATCTTCACTGAGATATCCTGTGATTGTTTTTTGTGCAATGGTAAGCGCAAGTTTTATCTTCACTATTTTTGTCATTCCAAAATTCGCAGCGATTTTTAGTAAATTTCATTTAGACTTACCTCTCCCAACTCAATGGGTTTTTAATACAAGCACCTTTTTAAGAAATCATATCGGTATTTTGGCTTTAGCCATTGTGCTTCTCTTGATGGTGATTCGTCTTTACATGAAAACTGAAAAAGGTCGTGAAAAATGGGACGAGTTTAAACTTCGTCTTCCCATTTTCGGCAGCCTTTTTCAAAAGGTTGTCCTGTTTCGATTTGCGTGGATGTTGAAACTTATGTATCAAAGCGGGCTCCCGATTGTTAAGGCGCTTAAAATTATGGAGACAACTTTATTTAACCATACTTTTGAAAAGGAAATTCATCTTGCATCTGAGCGAGTTGAGGCAGGGGAATCCCTTTCCAGTTATCTTGAAAAGAGCCCTTGGTTTCCTCCCATGGTGGTTCATTTAATTGCCACAGGAGAAAGTTCGGGCACTCTAGATCAAATGTTAGAAGAGATCACACGTCATTATGATGCAGAGCTTGCTTATAGAATTCGAAATTTAACCACCCTCATTGAACCCATGGTTACTTTATTTTTGGCCTGTGGAGTTTTCATTCTGGCGCTCGCCATATTCTTACCCATGATTGACCTTGTGAAGATTGCAAAACAGTAA
- a CDS encoding transposase gives MPRQARLDYPGALHHVMGRGIEKKFIFNDDLLKSKFHERVSNNLRRFSIQCYAWCIMGNHFHLLLQTGQTPLAELMSSLLTGYAVYYNIIHKRSGHLFQNRYKSVLCDRNEYLLPLVRYIHLNPVKAGVINLQDLEQYRWTGHLEICRNEKGLIKDKDEILGFFGKNNREGLRGYKEFVTSGLDTKEDYEGGGLVRSAGGLKEVLRRKKDEKEMYDDRILGGGNFVEEVLKKTGTLDQQECKINSIKELLGHVSRYYNVPCQTILETREHCAREARDIFLYMGRKYLGESVTNLGQALHLNQSAASLAIKRARKLDLLNKIENDILESIYQ, from the coding sequence ATGCCACGCCAAGCAAGACTCGATTATCCAGGAGCTCTTCACCACGTCATGGGACGCGGTATTGAAAAGAAGTTTATCTTTAACGATGATCTTCTCAAATCGAAGTTCCATGAACGAGTAAGTAATAATTTACGTAGATTTAGCATTCAATGCTATGCCTGGTGCATTATGGGGAATCACTTTCATTTATTGCTTCAGACAGGCCAAACCCCTCTGGCAGAGTTGATGAGTAGTCTTCTGACAGGTTACGCAGTCTATTACAACATTATTCATAAACGATCAGGACATTTATTCCAGAACCGATACAAATCAGTCTTGTGTGACAGAAATGAGTATCTACTCCCTCTAGTCAGATATATCCATCTCAACCCCGTTAAAGCTGGCGTCATCAATCTCCAAGACTTAGAGCAATATCGCTGGACTGGGCATTTAGAAATTTGCAGGAATGAAAAGGGTCTTATTAAGGATAAAGATGAAATTCTGGGGTTTTTTGGTAAAAATAATCGTGAAGGTTTACGGGGATACAAAGAATTTGTGACTTCTGGATTGGACACAAAAGAGGATTATGAAGGCGGAGGGCTCGTTCGCAGTGCTGGAGGATTAAAGGAGGTTCTTAGACGGAAAAAGGATGAGAAGGAAATGTACGATGACCGTATTCTTGGAGGAGGAAACTTTGTTGAGGAGGTTCTCAAGAAGACAGGCACATTGGATCAGCAAGAATGCAAGATCAATAGCATCAAGGAGCTTTTGGGTCATGTAAGCCGCTATTATAACGTCCCCTGCCAAACGATATTAGAAACCAGAGAACACTGTGCTCGTGAGGCGAGGGATATTTTTCTATATATGGGTCGAAAGTATTTAGGCGAGAGCGTAACAAACTTAGGACAGGCGTTACATCTTAACCAGAGCGCGGCAAGTCTGGCGATTAAGAGGGCACGAAAACTGGACTTACTTAATAAAATTGAAAATGATATATTAGAATCAATATATCAATGA
- a CDS encoding four helix bundle protein: MGKDYKFDFERLEVYQKTLELIRKIFQLMRVLPREYQYSLADQLRRAGLSILNNLAEGSGQLSKKEKGRYYRISLNSSRECIPMLTLLWQEHQISPSTHQELREEIVHIANMLGKLIGSLNI, from the coding sequence ATGGGAAAAGATTATAAGTTTGATTTTGAAAGATTGGAGGTATATCAGAAGACTTTGGAACTGATACGAAAAATCTTTCAGCTCATGAGGGTTTTGCCAAGAGAATATCAATATTCCCTAGCTGACCAACTGCGAAGAGCAGGGCTCTCAATTCTCAATAATTTAGCTGAAGGGAGTGGTCAGCTTTCTAAGAAAGAGAAAGGACGATATTATAGGATTTCTCTCAACTCGAGTCGAGAATGTATCCCTATGTTGACATTATTGTGGCAAGAGCATCAGATATCACCTAGCACGCATCAAGAGTTGCGAGAAGAAATTGTGCATATTGCTAACATGTTAGGCAAGCTCATCGGAAGCCTCAACATCTAG